The Corylus avellana chromosome ca8, CavTom2PMs-1.0 genome has a segment encoding these proteins:
- the LOC132190812 gene encoding uncharacterized protein LOC132190812, whose translation MGGERWREVGVRLTKAVKKLKLLLSFNARRWCLGGLNIGSFSYRRRLSFDDRLGLHGCIEDDKSDDGGDRSATRSIQRATSFASDDDIDKRAEIFIANFRRQLRLERKVSLELSYCRSTASSFESNKEI comes from the coding sequence ATGGGTGGCGAAAGGTGGCGAGAGGTAGGCGTCCGCCTGACGAAGGCGGTGaagaaattaaaacttttgCTTAGTTTTAACGCAAGGAGATGGTGCTTGGGTGGTTTGAATATTGGTAGCTTTTCCTATAGGCGCCGCTTAAGCTTTGATGACCGTCTGGGATTGCATGGATGCATCGAGGATGATAAATCCGACGACGGAGGAGATCGTTCGGCGACTCGGAGTATTCAACGAGCCACCAGTTTTGCTTCGGATGATGACATTGATAAGAGGGCGGAGATTTTCATTGCAAATTTTCGTCGCCAGCTTCGTTTGGAAAGGAAGGTTTCTTTGGAGCTAAGTTACTGTAGATCTACGGCGAGTAGTTTCGAAAGCAACAAAGAGATTTAG
- the LOC132190810 gene encoding uncharacterized protein LOC132190810 — translation MGGERWREVGVRLTKAVKKLKLLLSFNARRWCLGGSNIGSFSYRRRLSFDDRLGLHGCIEDNKSDGGDRSATRSIQRATSFASDDDIDKRAEIFIANFRRQLRLERKVSLELSYCRSTASSFESNKEI, via the coding sequence ATGGGTGGCGAAAGGTGGCGAGAGGTAGGCGTCCGCCTGACGAAGGCGGTGaagaaattaaaacttttgCTTAGTTTTAACGCAAGGAGATGGTGCTTGGGTGGTTCGAATATTGGTAGCTTTTCCTATAGGCGCCGCTTAAGCTTTGATGACCGTCTGGGATTGCATGGATGCATCGAGGATAATAAATCCGACGGAGGAGATCGTTCTGCGACTCGGAGTATTCAACGAGCCACCAGTTTTGCTTCGGATGATGACATTGATAAGAGGGCGGAGATTTTCATAGCAAATTTTCGTCGCCAGCTTCGTTTGGAAAGGAAGGTTTCTTTGGAGCTAAGTTACTGTAGATCTACAGCGAGTAGTTTCGAAAGCAACAAAGAGATTTAG
- the LOC132190808 gene encoding uncharacterized protein LOC132190808 has translation MGGERWREVGGRLRKTVKKFKLLLSFNVRRWCLGGSDIGSFSSYRRRLSFDDRPGLHGCIEDDKSDGGDRSATRSIQRATSFASDDDIDKRAEIFIANFRRRLRFERQVSLELSYCRSRA, from the coding sequence ATGGGTGGAGAGAGGTGGCGAGAGGTAGGCGGCCGCCTGAGGAAGACGGTGAAGAAATTTAAACTTTTGCTTAGTTTTAACGTAAGGAGATGGTGCTTGGGTGGTTCGGATATTGGTAGCTTTTCTTCTTACAGGCGCCGCTTAAGCTTTGATGACCGTCCGGGATTGCATGGATGCATCGAGGATGATAAATCCGACGGAGGAGATCGTTCGGCGACTCGGAGTATTCAACGAGCCACCAGTTTTGCTTCGGATGATGATATTGATAAGAGGGCGGAGATTTTCATTGCAAATTTTCGCCGCCGGCTTCGTTTTGAAAGGCAGGTTTCTTTGGAGCTAAGTTACTGTAGATCTAGAGCCTAG
- the LOC132190809 gene encoding uncharacterized protein LOC132190809, translating to MGGERWREVGGRLRKTAKKFKLLLSFNVRRWCLGGSDIGSFSSYRRRLSFDDRPGLHGCIEDDKSDGGDRSATRSIQRATSFASDDDIDKRAEIFIANFRRRLRFERQVSLELSYCRSRAKRE from the coding sequence ATGGGTGGAGAGAGGTGGCGAGAGGTAGGCGGCCGCCTGAGGAAGACTGCGAAGAAATTTAAACTTTTGCTTAGTTTTAACGTAAGGAGATGGTGCTTGGGTGGTTCGGATATTGGTAGCTTTTCTTCTTACAGGCGCCGCTTAAGCTTTGATGACCGTCCGGGATTGCATGGATGCATCGAGGATGATAAATCCGACGGAGGAGATCGTTCGGCGACTCGGAGTATTCAACGAGCCACCAGTTTTGCTTCGGATGATGATATTGATAAGAGGGCGGAGATTTTCATTGCAAATTTTCGCCGCCGGCTTCGTTTTGAAAGGCAGGTTTCTTTGGAGCTAAGTTACTGTAGATCTAGAGCCAAGAGGGAGTAG